In Aedes albopictus strain Foshan chromosome 3, AalbF5, whole genome shotgun sequence, the genomic window AACCGGATCCCCCAGAAATGCCTCGTATTCTCGACGGAATCGATCGGCGAACCGATCCAAATTCGATATCCGCAGATTTTCCATCAGTCCATCCGCTTTCCGACGGATCTCGTGGCTGTTCACCGAGAGGAACCGATGGTTCCGGATGGTGGCCTGCGCGAACTGGTGGCACAGGATGAAGTTTTCCTCGGATTCCTAGGACAATTCAATAAAATATTAGCATTTTTTCTGGCAGGTGGTGAATGTATGTGATTTTGGAACGTACATCGAAACCGGTTAGCACTTTTATCAGTTCGGATATACATTCCTGGATGATGGCTTCGCGCTGTTCCAGCGCCAATGACATGCTTAATTTCTAGCACTGCAATTATTTAGCAAATGTGTAAataatttatcaattttcttctcttcttcttcttcttcactctGTTTGAAACTGTCAGCTGACAGTTTCAGCGATTTTGGCCCTGTGACTTTGACTATATGGCCAGAAACTCATCGATTCCGACGTTGTATGGGAGTGACGACTAGCCGTTTCCAGTTGCAGTTTTGCATTCTTGCAGTTTAGAGTTTTGTTTACAGTTTTAACTTAGCTTGTTTTACAAATTCAGTTACTTCTTGGTATGTCTCAATGCATTTCGATTTGTACAGGTCAGTAAGGCTCAGATATTTTTGCTCAAATTGAAACTTTAATCGTAGGAAACCGTGCTTCGGACAGTGAACAATGATGTGCTCTGACGTCTCGGGAACTTCGCACATATCGCAGTCCTCGTCTTCTGCTATCTTCATCTTTGCCAGCCAGTACTTTGAAAAGtcgtggccagtcatcagacggTTTGTCAGGCGGACATCTCGACCTTCCATCTGGACTTTGTAGTACCACGGCTCGGTCGAAAATACAGGAAAAATCTCGCTGAAGCGTTTACCCTTTTCCATGGAGTAGTCCTGATACCATCGGTTGGCGTTGTCCTGGGTTTGTATTTTGAATCGATGCAGCGCATCATTCAAGCATAATCTATTACCGTAGGTTGGTGCTATGTCGGACAGTCCCAGTTTTGCCAGCTTATCCGCTATCTCGTTGCCTTCAACCTCCACGTGGCTCGGGATCCACTGGATTGCTGTTCCGAAACGATGAGCTATCCTCAGTATCTCCGCAACGATTGTTGAGCCGGCCTTCTCGTCCATCGAATCCTCCAGAATCATGCACGCTGATTTTGAGTCTGTGTATATCACGCAGTTGTGTAACTCCATCTGCTCGACGAAGGAAATAGCCACTTTGATCGCCGTCATTTCCGCCGCCGTGATGCTCGATTCCTGTTCCAGTCTATAGTAGTGTCTTCTTTTACAGCTTTCTAAGTATATTCCAACTCCGCATCTTTCTCCTTCTTTGGACGCATCCGTGAAAATTCTCCTTCTACCTCGATATTTGTTGTTCATCGTAAAAAGCACTAACTGTTTCATTTTGAACGGATTCGTCTCTTTTTTAGCTGTGTCCAATCCTTCCAAATAAGGATGAACTTCCACAGTTGTTGCATGCAGTTTCACAACTGGCATGATATCGTCGAAGATGTTTTTGTTCCTGATGTACATTTTCTCCAGGTAGCTGTATTTCTCCAAATTCAAATCATCCGGTATCTCTAATTCTCGAAGCTGAGTGGCCACCACGTTGTTTCTGCTAAAAGATCGGGCGATTTGTTTGTTGGCGACGTGTTCTTGCCTGAGATGCAATGGATATTGCCCAGCTAATGCGGTTAGAGCGTTGAGCGGCGTGCTTTTCGTGCAACCAGTCACTTTTCTTAAACACTGGTTATTCGCTACTTCTAACTTCCTTTTATTCGTGGCACTGGCGTTGTTCTGCACTGTGCATCCATACTCTAGAACACTTCTTATTAGAGCTTTATAGATGTTAGCCATGGTTTGAGGATGCGATCCCGTTTTAATCCCACTTATAACCTTCAGCATGTTGAGACGGTCTGTCACCTTTCTTGCTACCTCTCTGGTGTTGGCTCCAAAGCTTAAGAAACTGTCGATCTGGACTCCGAGATGCCGATGTACTCTTACTGTTTCTACTTGCGTTCCATTGATTTTCACCGTCAGTTTGTTGTCACTGTTATGGAAGAGTAATCCTTTTGTCTTCTCTGCGTTTATCCTAAAGTTCAGATTTTCTGCAGCCTCGATGAACTTGTCCATGTAGTTCTGTGCTGTGAGATTCAGTTGCTCTAACGATTTACCTTTTACCAGGATGCCGAAATCGTCGGCATACTGGACCAGTATGACGTCGTCGCCAACTCCAATGTCGTGTAGCTTCCGCGTATAGAGATTGAATAGCGTTGGGGACAGAATGTCGCCTTGGGGTAGTCCACTGTTGATTGTCCTTGTAATGGTCGCTCCACGAATTTGAAGACTCAACCTTCGGTTTTGTAGAAAACCAGCTATCCACAAAattatttcatctggaattctcaGTTCTACCAAGGTGTCGTTGAGGATGTCAGGCTTGACCGCGTTGAAAGCGTTGCTCAGATCGACGCAGATCAACGCAACCTTCATTTTCTGCCGCTTTAAGTTTTTTACTTCGTTGACAATAAATTCTAAGCATGTGTTTGTAGAGAGTCCTTTCCTGAAACCGAAGGATGTTGGTGGTAGAATGTTCCTCTCATCAATGACTGTTTGGAGTCGCTCTAAGACTGCTGTATTCACTACCTTTGTTATCGTGGGTACTAGACTGATTGGGCGCTTTCCTGATGGGGTTGTTTGGTCTCGACCGGGTTTCGGAATCGCCACAATCCGAATAGATCGCAGCGCATCTTCCGGGAATCCTCTCCTCCACATTCTGTTTAGGTCCATCAACAGATTTTCGACAACTTGCGGGTTTAGTTTCCTTAACATTTCATACGAAATGCGATCCTCTCCCGGGGCTGATGGTTTGGATTTCTTCGCCAGTATGCTATCCCACTTATTGTTGTCTATTACATCTCCTGTAGATCGTATCACAGGTTCCGTCCACGGTTGCGGGTCGTGTTTGCCGAAGTGTTCATCTAGGAAAGCCTCGGCAGCCTCTTTGTTGTCATACATCACGTTGTTTTCCTTTCTTCTACATCGTTTGCCTGTCAATCTTCCTATCTTTCCCCACAGCTCTTTCGAACTAGAAAATGGATTAacttccttcggaaactcctctaGCTTTTTCCTACTCTCCTCTCTCTTCAGTCTCTGAAAGATGGCTGCCTTTTTCTTGAATTCTATTAGGTTGCATTGACTAGATACTCTATTGAACTGTCTTCTTGCTTCTGTTTTTTCTACCCAGGCCTGTTCTACCTCTTCTGTCCACCAATGTTTTGGAACGTATTTGTCTGTTTTCCTATTCGCTCTACAGGTTTTTTTAACTGCTGGTATCAAATCCTCTACACTTTTCACTACCATCGGATCGAGGTTAGTCATCGCCTCACAGATTTTATAGTTGTTATATATGTATTTCGTTGTTGCAATTTGATTGGAGTTTAGACTGCTCTCGATGGCCATGTGATGAGaacctacacgcagaaaaataaattgtaaacataattgaattctagttcaaatcaaccgatttttcagtttactatagcgacaaactgatttctagtttaaactgaactgttgcaactgtttgataatacaaatgttttcatttgacgaaatttttgacagtttgtcagaacaaacagagatttggtagtttcaacataaaataacatattgttttaaacgactgcacttttgcgactaacaaacccggaatgtgattgtgttggtgacggcagctcctgcggcagctcggaaatctatttttagaccgtcggtgagcggatggggaggagaacgactaaaaaaagacaaaaaaggcgaagctgatcaactttttgtggatgctgtcgagagtacctgcgcgttatccatcacgaccaaagctgcacttggaagttggcgtgatggatttgctgcaccttcttcgttgtggcgatgttggggtaagcattttataggtgtgtgagtgctttcggaccaagtttcggaccatgtttatggtttttattttgttgaaacaaatgaaatttttgacattatatgaaatgatggtaatcggttgtttttatcgataaacccttaatgaaaacaattaaatataactttggaataagtaaattctcagtttgaaaatcaaccatgcgttttattgttttaaactagcgctatttttctgcgtgtacactGAAGTCGAGAACCTTCCACTGGATATCCGCGAAAAGTTTAGCCGTGCATAACGTTATATCGATTGACGTGGCCTTTTTGTTTAGCTGAATCGGAACGAATGTGCTGGATCCATCATTTGCTATCAGAAACCTGCTACTGTTGATTATATCTGCTAGGATATTCCCCTTTCTGTCGCACTTTTCATTCCCCCAAGCGTAATGATGTGCGTTCACATCTCCTGCTAATATCACTTTTCGGTGCCCATCCAAACTGCTAACGATTTTGGTGATATCATCTTCGAATGCATTCGCCGGTATATCAGGACTGATATACACCGACACTACTACGATGTCTAGGGAGCATATCTTTATTCCACAGACTTGGGTCCAATCTGACGTAGCCGGCAATGTGATCGCCAGGTAGTTGTACTCGTTTTGTAGCATAATTCCAACACCTCCATAGTTGTCGTTTCGGGATTGAGCGATGAAATGGTATCGAGGGATTTTGTAGCGGTTACTTTGTTCCAAATCACCTTTCGTCCATGTTTCGGATAGCAAAACAATTTCATAGCTTCCTTCGACAAGGACTCTATGTAATTCCGCCTTGTGTTTCTCTAAACTTTGTATGTTACACTGTAAAGCTTTTAACGGTTTGAATTTTGTTATTGAATACTACGATTTACCTATTTGAGCTAGAAATTTGTGTTTATCTGTATCTGACCTGTAATGTTGGTTTATTTCGAAATGTTTGTGCATTCTACTACTGAATTCGCTAAGTTAAAATATTTTTGTGTGCATTGCTTAAACTTACTCTTGATTTCCTCCTGGTTTCCCAACTGACTAAGAAAGTCAGTGTAGAACGTCATCATCGTCGTTTTTACTGCTTGGCTAGCCGTCTGCTCCGCTTGGTTGCGCGCTTCTCGCATCAGGTGCTCCCATTTCTCTTTCTCGCTGGTGGTTTGGTTGTTCAGTGCGACACCGTCCTTGGTGCTGCTCGATTCCTCTGCCAGTATTCGATCACGTTCGTTCGTTGCTTTCATTGCGTTTGTTGGTCCTGCCTTTTGGGTCTCCTCTTTCCGCGCTCTCTTGACTCCTTGTTTAGTTTGCTTTTTCGGTTGGTCGGGGTATGTTTTGACTGCTGCTTTGATCCTCTCTCGCTCTTGGTTTGTTCGCTGCCATTGCTGTCTCAGTGACTCTCCATGTTGGGTTGCTGCATACGATTCGCCTAGCACTGGAAAATCGTTGAGATCTTCCAGCGGTGCATAGGTGTTGTGGGTCCTTAGAGGGAAACACTCCTTAGCTTCTGCAAACGTTATTGCTGTTTTCGCCATCATCAGTTTGATGTTCTTTTGTCGAATTTTCTCCGGGCAATTTTCGTCCTGCATTGTATGGTCTTCTGATCTGCAGTGCGCACATTTCGGCTTATTTCGACAATGCTGGAATTCTTCCGCCGTGTCGTGTTGACCGGCACAGTTCCTACATCTTCGATTTCCTTTGCATCTGTCTTCGCGGTGGTTGAATCTGAGACACTTACCACATGCCGTTAGTTTTTGTCCAAAAGGCCTTACCCTGCTGCAGCAACAGAACAGGCGGATACGATCGGGTAGAACATTCGCTCTGAATCTCACACTGATTCGGTTCGCGGGTATCTTTTTGCCGTCCACCCAGCGGTGCAAACGCCTTACGCTGATGATTTGCACGTCACTTGCGATATCACCCATTATCTCTTCCTCGCTGATGTCTGCTGGAACGCCGTCGACTATTCCCGTCACGCTAACCAGATGTAGTGGTACGTATGCCTTGTAGCTGCTCGTTGTGCTGTTGTTTACTTCTTCCACCAGCGCGTTCGCTTTGGTGTAGCTGCTGATGAAGACCATAATTCGATTTCGTCCGACTTGCTTCATGTCCGTTATGCACtgcttgaatttttcatttttttcgcagCGTGGATCCCACCGCGAACTTGTTGATCCTTTGTACTCCATCGTTGTTCCGTAGCTCGAAATACACTCGGTATGGGCCCGTGTCCGCTTCTGTGTACACTACGTTCGTGTATTCCCTCCTCTGTTGATATTGTCCTGCTTGCTGTGCCGATAGACTTGCTGCTCCTGCCCAGTCGGTAATATTCACGTCTTCATCTGTTTCCTCTGGTGGGTCCGGTGGTTTTTTCACTCCGTCCATTTTGGGGTTATATTCTCGTTGACCGGCCAAAATGGCGGCTCTCGCGATGCTGATTTTTCACTTTCTgatttccttgtttttttttcgatttcaccCTGGTTTTTTAGTTTTTTATTCTCAAAAGTCTTTTTCCTTTCACAATTCACGCAAAAAACTACGATAACTTGTTCAAAATTTCCGAAAACTGATTTTATTCACGCTCCGTTTGGTAAGCACGTTATCTTCGCGCAATGGCGGAACTCGAATGATCAATTTTCTTAATAAAATGTAACGAACTGGAACTGAAAGTGGGTTTGTTTCGGTCTGGAAGGGTGTTTTGGTTCGTTTTTGTTATGACATTTCGTTTTCGGGGGCTCTACACACTTGGTCGAAAAGTAACTATGATCGTCACATATAAAACCGGCACCGGCACATGGATTGATGAacactgggaaaaaaaatcttcatcccttctatgtgtccgggacatggatttttgcaatgggggtaaacaaaatggtttccattagtgcgactcatacttttgatgaggcaccatacagcagcgactcatacaatttggagcacatactattcatgtgctaatttgcctgcgtaagcgGGTATTAATAAAATAGGCAGAGCTACACGTGAACACGTCTTTACTGGGTGAGAACGTCGACAAAAGAGAaataattttttatttgaaattttttagcCTACTTCGATTGATCTAATATATTCACAACTTATATCTAGTTAGGTTGCTAAGGGCAACGCGTGGTCGGTTGCACACTCAACACCTCCGCTCAACCGAAGAGCCCCAGCTTGTTCCGCAGCCGTTCGAACGATCCTCGTGCCAATCCTTTGGTAAAGATGTCCGCAACTTGCTCGGATGTTGGCTTATAGATGATCTTAAAAACGCCGTCCTGGATCTTCTCTCGGATAAAGTTGTACCGGATGTCAATATGCTTCATCCGCTTGTGCTCCCTTGGTTCCTCAGCGATGCGGATACAAGATTGATTGTCTTCGAATAACGGAATCGGGCGATGTAGAGCAACTCCAAGTTCGTCAAGCAGATTCTTGAGCCAAATCGCATCACAGGCAGCTTGACTCAAAGAGATGTATTCGGCCTCTGTTGATGAAAGTGATACTGTTGCTTGCTTTCGAGTCATCCACGAGACAGTAGCTCCATAAACTTGGAAAACGTTGCCGGATATTGATCGGCGGTCATCTTGGTCGTTGCCCCAGTCGGCATCGGCGTATCCAATTAGCGGCTCACCTTCTCCACGTTGGTTGTAAACCAGACCAAGATGCATGGTCCCCTTTAGGTATCGCAGTATGCGCTTCAGCTGGCACCAGTGGAGATCGGTTGGTGCGGCCTGgaatttgctgaagaaactcaCCGCAGCACTGATGTCCGGTCTTGATGCCAGTGCCAGGTACGTCAAACATCCGATGAGCTCCCTGTACGACTTCGTAGTTAATCCTTCTTCTTGCTTCTTCTTTTCCAATTTCAGGTTCGGTTCCATCGGGGTTGCTACCGGCTTGCAGTCGACCATGCCGAATCTCTGTAGGAGGTCAGCGATATATTTGGGCTGGCTTATTTTCATGCTTCCTCCGCTCAAATCTCGATCCACTTTCAAACCAAGGAAGAGTTTTAACTCCCCCATATCGGACATCTCAAACTGGTGTGATAGTTGGTGTTTGATGCGATCCACCAGCTCCATCCGGTCCGAAACAATGACGATGTCGTCCACGTACAGTAGCAGGTAGACGACGGATCCATTCGACTTCAAATGGTACAGGCAACTGTCTACATTCGACCGCTTGAACCCTAGGTTCGTCACGAACGAATGGAATCGATCATTCCAGCTCCTCGGGGCCTGCTTAAGGCCGTACAACGCTTTTTGGAGACGGCACACTAGACCTGGGTTTGTGCTCTGGAGGCCCTCAGGTAGTCGCATGTATATCTCCTCCTTCAGTATGCCGTTGAGGAAGGCGGTCCTTACGTCCATCTGGTGAATATGGTACCCCTTCTTGTTCGCTACCGCCAGAAGCGTCCTAACAGTGGCAATTTTGGCCACCGGCGCGTACGTCTCGTCGAAGTCAAACCCCTTCCGTTGCGAGTAGCCTTTCGCAACCAGCCGCGCTTTGTAGCGATTCACGTTTCCAGCTACGTCTCGTTTCACCTTAAACACCCACTTGCAGTCCACAAGGTGTTTTCCCGCTGGTTTCGGTACTAGGTCCCACGTTTTGTTCTTCTCGAGCGACTCGAGCTCGCTGTTGATGGCGGCCTCCCAGTGGCGCCAATCGTCTCGCTTCCTCAGACCGTCGATGGTTGACGGTAGGTCCTCGACGAACGCCTCCGCATTCAGTGCGAAAGCTATCACCACGTTGTCAGTCTTCTCGGAGCTGCCATCGGAACCTGCGAAACATCCACTGCCAGTATTTGCTTTAAAGCCAGTAATAAAATCAAGAAACTTACCGGGGATTCTGCGCTCCCGTCCGCTGTGCCTCGTGGACGCCTCTGCAGGACAGTCTCCACTATTTGTTTGCGAAGGGAGCGCGCCGGTCGGATCTTCGTATTCCTCGTCGTCAGCAGAATCATTTTCGATCGGCTCGTGCGCTTCAGGAACTTCATTCACTGCTACAGGTTcatccccaactaacaatcgcaagccgcaaaccagcatgcatgctgaattgttgctttataatagtaatgattgctgaactaaaattatgctgtacacataactgtacaaatgtttttttcaattgaaaaagtagccaatgttcaacctttcgtatcggtaacaacaattataaatttaaacacttttcaagcgtttaataatatttttgttCGACTTtacagttatttctttacaaaatagtttaacaagacctttttctgcttcttgtcaagtacatgcaaaaattagaatatgtatctgtacaatgtgtttttcacaagtcaaataagcgctttcgtttcatcatacttcgactcagtgtacaggatgaaaaacacgtgtttttttactgaacatcagctgaattaacgtgttcttcagttgttaaccataaacagaacattattcaccactgctgaataggagtcaaagtgtaatcattatacaaccacgggaagtttatgttttgatttgagcgcgttaattcatcatctctaggatggcgcagataggaaggcaagcgcctggcaatcgatgggtctcgagttcgaatcttgatttaggtaaatgtatttgtagttattatttcaaaatagTTGTTCACAACATAAAatgtcaatcataaactctcgtagaaattgaaaaattttgcattttatttttttaaaatcatttttgcagtagctgaataacagctttactatcagtttgtaaaatgttttaaacaacaaacagttcagttggtacaacactatgctttattgtttctcaaaatttgtgtgaacaaaacccgaacaaaggttgtgcctgaaaattatccaaatgttattcagcaccatgttgaattaattcgtcgtaaaggtgcttgtaaaaagagtaattgttagttgggtcatCGTCGTCGGATTCGTACATCAATCTCACCGGTTCTTGCCTCTGCGTCACCTTCTTGGTCTCATTGAAAACGATATCACGGGATGTGAAAATTGCCTTCTTCCTCGGATCCCAAATCCGATAGCCATTGGTGGTGTATCCGATCATGACGTTCTTCTCGCTTCTCGGGTCCAATTTTCCACGCTTTTGTTTCGGCACCCACGTGAAAGCAGTAGAACCAAACACTCGCATTTTGTCTATGTTCGGTTTTCTACCGTACCACATTTCATATGGCGTTTTTCTTTCTTCCAGAGCAGACGTCGGGCTTCTATTCAGGATGTAAGCAGCAGTGAGGACAGCTTCACCCCACATCGACTTTGGTAGGTCAGCGTCTTGCAGCATCGAACGAGATTTGTCCAGCAATGTGCGATTTAATCGTTCCGCTACCCCGTTCTGCTGCGGACTGTACGGGACGGTTGTCTCCATACGGATTCCTTCAGTGTGACAATATTTCTTGAACGATTGGCTAATATACTCCCCGCCGTTGTCGCACCGGAGCCTCGACACCCTTGTGCCGAAGAATGACGTCACCAGTGCACAGTACTGCTCGAACTTTTCCTGGACCTCATCTTTCGATGCGAGCAGATACACCGTCGTGAAGTGGCTATAATCGTCCATGAACGACACATAATAGCGCTTTCCGTTCCACGTGGTTGGAGTGAACGGCCCACACACATCGGAGTGAATAAGCTCCAACGGTCGGGAAGAACGGCGCTCCACAGCACTGTCGAACGGTTGTCTTGTTtgcttagggaagattcaaaaattacgtccatcgtttttcgggatttctggaccccccctccctcctctgtcacgcaatttccctatacccaatacacgtactgtcacacttttctagaccccccccctcccccaaatgttggacgtaatttttgaacgttcccttacctGCCAAGCACACCTCGCACAAACATCGATCTGGCCAGTCCCGAATCTTCGCTGCCATCTTAATCATCCCATGCTTCCAGAGGTTCTTCAGGTTCGTGCCGCCAAGATGACCATACCTTCGATGCCACAGCTCAAAACTGTCATTTTTCGTTGTCATGGCACTCGCGCTCGCTGATTCCTCGTCACCACGACGGTAGATGTCGAGGGCGTATAGTTGACCTGTCCGTTGGCCAACGCACACAGTGTGCCCGTCCTTCTGGATGGCTACTTTTCCTCCTTTTCCTCCAGCAATCTTAACCGTCATCCCGATGTCTTCGAGCCTACGCACAGAGAACAAATTGCACTGCAACTCGGGCACGTACAAAACGTTTTTCACCACTGACGGATGCCTTCTGCCATCGATCACCATATCGACACGGATTGTGCCGGCAGATTCCGCCACGATGACTTGTCCTGACTTGGCCACCGAAATGGACACCTTTCGCTTGAGTGGATGCATCTCTTCAAACAGCAGCTTATCGCGGACCATGTGGTCCGTCGCACCCGAATCCAAAAACCACTCGATGCGCTCGCTCGACATCGCAGTAGGCGCCGAAAGGGCACCGTCGCCCGTGGTTGCAACGAACGAAATTTCATTTTCACGCGTGGTGTGCGCACcgctgcttttgaattttcgatTCGTTTTCGCTGTCGGCTTGGTGCTTTTCTCGTGTCCCTTGCCACTTGCCGAACGGAAA contains:
- the LOC115257002 gene encoding uncharacterized protein LOC115257002, translated to MYDNKEAAEAFLDEHFGKHDPQPWTEPVIRSTGDVIDNNKWDSILAKKSKPSAPGEDRISYEMLRKLNPQVVENLLMDLNRMWRRGFPEDALRSIRIVAIPKPGRDQTTPSGKRPISLVPTITKVVNTAVLERLQTVIDERNILPPTSFGFRKGLSTNTCLEFIVNEVKNLKRQKMKVALICVDLSNAFNAVKPDILNDTLVELRIPDEIILWIAGFLQNRRLSLQIRGATITRTINSGLPQGDILSPTLFNLYTRKLHDIGVGDDVILVQYADDFGILVKGKSLEQLNLTAQNYMDKFIEAAENLNFRINAEKTKGLLFHNSDNKLTVKINGTQVETVRVHRHLGVQIDSFLSFGANTREVARKVTDRLNMLKVISGIKTGSHPQTMANIYKALIRSVLEYGCTVQNNASATNKRKLEVANNQCLRKVTGCTKSTPLNALTALAGQYPLHLRQEHVANKQIARSFSRNNVVATQLRELEIPDDLNLEKYSYLEKMYIRNKNIFDDIMPVVKLHATTVEVHPYLEGLDTAKKETNPFKMKQLVLFTMNNKYRGRRRIFTDASKEGERCGVGIYLESCKRRHYYRLEQESSITAAEMTAIKVAISFVEQMELHNCVIYTDSKSACMILEDSMDEKAGSTIVAEILRIAHRFGTAIQWIPSHVEVEGNEIADKLAKLGLSDIAPTYGNRLCLNDALHRFKIQTQDNANRWYQDYSMEKGKRFSEIFPVFSTEPWYYKVQMEGRDVRLTNRLMTGHDFSKYWLAKMKIAEDEDCDMCEVPETSEHIIVHCPKHGFLRLKFQFEQKYLSLTDLYKSKCIETYQEVTEFVKQAKLKL